AGAAGCCAGGGCTACGTAAATCAGGAAGCGTTTACGCATGGCAGTTCGGCACAGAGAAAAGAATGGTTTATGAAAGGCTATAACTCTGGAGATATACGTCAGGGAAATACTTTCGACCAGCTGCTGAGATAATTTTTCAACAAACAGATTTAGAGATTCCTTCCGTTTTCGTGAAGGATTTTTTATTTTTAATGAAATTAAAATTTTACTTATTTGAAAACTAAATTGCTGAAGCTTGCTAAATGAATTAATAATACCCTTCCCAATAGAATGTATTTCTGAAGGCAAGTCCACCACTTGAAATATGAAAAAACAAACGGCCGCAAGATTTAATATAACCCAATTCCGCCTACATTAATTTTTTCTTAAATTTGCAGCAATCTAAAAAAGTAAAAATGGCAGATCAGGCGAGCTACCTATTTTCAACCAGAACCTCGAAGGCTTTAGCAGAAAAAATTGCTGAGCACTATGGACAGGAAATGGGAATTATTAATTTTCAGCAGTTTAGTGACGGTGAATTTGAACCCGTTTTAGATACTTCAGTACGTGGCGGACGCGTATTCCTCATCGGCTCCACTTTCCCACCGGCAGACAATCTTTTAGAACTTCTCCTGATGATTGATGCAGCAAAAAGAGCTTCCGCTAAAAGCATCACAGTAGTAATTCCGTACTACGGACTTGCAAGACAGGACAGAAAAGACAAGCCAAGAGCACCCATCGGTGCCAAACTGGTGGCAAATCTGCTCACTGCAGCCGGAGCAACCAGAGTGATGACGATGGATCTGCACGCGGATCAGATACAGGGCTTTTTCGAAATTCCGGTGGATCATCTCTATGCATCCACAATTTTTATTGATTATATCAACTCTTTAAAACTTGACAATCTTACGATTGCATCACCGGATATGGGTGGTGCAAAAAGAGCAAAAAACTACGCCGGACATCTTGGTGCTGAAGTGGTAATTGCTTACAAAGAGCGTAAGAAGGCAAATGTGATCGAAGAAATGTTCCTGATCGGTGATGTAACCGACAAAAACGTAATCCTCATCGACGATATGATCGACACTGCGGGAACGCTTTGCAAAGCAGCAGATATCCTTCTTAAAAATGGAGCGAAATCGGTAAGAGCTATGGCAACTCACCCGGTACTTTCAGGAAAAGCTTATGAAAATATCAACAATTCTCAGCTTCTAGAAGTTATTGTAACCGACACTATTCCGGTAAAAACAGAACTTTCAGACAAGATCAAAGTTCTGTCATGTGCAGCACTGTTCGCTGATGTGATGAAGATGGTTCATGAACACAAATC
The sequence above is a segment of the Chryseobacterium taklimakanense genome. Coding sequences within it:
- a CDS encoding ribose-phosphate pyrophosphokinase, coding for MADQASYLFSTRTSKALAEKIAEHYGQEMGIINFQQFSDGEFEPVLDTSVRGGRVFLIGSTFPPADNLLELLLMIDAAKRASAKSITVVIPYYGLARQDRKDKPRAPIGAKLVANLLTAAGATRVMTMDLHADQIQGFFEIPVDHLYASTIFIDYINSLKLDNLTIASPDMGGAKRAKNYAGHLGAEVVIAYKERKKANVIEEMFLIGDVTDKNVILIDDMIDTAGTLCKAADILLKNGAKSVRAMATHPVLSGKAYENINNSQLLEVIVTDTIPVKTELSDKIKVLSCAALFADVMKMVHEHKSISDKFII